From Leptidea sinapis chromosome 12, ilLepSina1.1, whole genome shotgun sequence, the proteins below share one genomic window:
- the LOC126967174 gene encoding pyruvate kinase-like isoform X1 gives MVWPTEIDVRLGEYNAMPLPGQQLPAANAYSPLDHLLNLDIKAPPGCQRLTGIIAAMGKSTYDIDTMEKLISVGMNVALLNLAFGTKEEHIETIKMLRQAAKKYSIVMGRNYPLAIAAKLPGRKIRTGFIADTYGETVEIKTGETVRLTTDETYRERCSMTNIYIDFMYFADQMHKGDYVLLDNEAIMLKVEVISATTLTCKVERGGLLGSCKDVFVPNVVFDMPNYSQRDKEFIDMAIHHQLDFLIAPFVNSTNAITELRHLMGEKGKKIAIVANIQTIEGFRNFDDILASCHGIMITRQELGSDITPKKIVIAQKNMIARANKANIPVWISAHILSSMRYNEVPLRAELLDIANCILDGADALVLSAETAVGHHPIQTVSTLASACKEAEACVWTKQIFHDLVDKTPLPCDQATGSALAAVLAAQRTIAAAIIVVTTSGKTAHVVSKYKPRCPIVAVTRYAPIARQMHMYRGIIPLIYEAPPDVDWQTDLDKRVRFCTKWTMERAFVRVGDTLVVVSGWRQGSGFTNTMRLIYAEADFDA, from the exons ATGGTGTGGCCAACAGAAATAGACGTTCGATTGGGGGAA TATAATGCGATGCCACTTCCTGGACAGCAGCTTCCTGCCGCCAATGCGTATTCACCTCTCGATCATCTCCTGAATCTCGATATCAAGGCTCCACCGGGGTGCCAGCGTCTGACTGGAATCATTGCTGCAATGG GTAAGTCTACGTATGATATAGATACGATGGAGAAGCTGATATCAGTTGGGATGAATGTAGCTTTACTAAATTTAGCATTTGGTACAAAAGAAGAGCACATAGAAACTATAAAAATGTTACGTCAAGCGGCCAAGAAATACAGTATTGTCATGGGCAGGAATTATCCTCTAGCAATAGCTGCTAAATTGCCAGGAAGAAAAATTAGGACTGGATTCATAGCTGAT ACTTACGGCGAAACTGTGGAAATAAAAACTGGGGAAACTGTGAGACTTACAACGGACGAAACCTATAGAGAAAGATGCTCAATGACTAACATTTATATCGATTTCATGTATTTTGCTGACCAAATGCACAAGGGTGACTATGTTCTGTTGGACAATGAGGCAATTATGCTAAAGGTTGAAGTTATATCGGCAACAACATTGACTTGTAAAGTTGAGAGGGGTGGGCTTTTGGGATCCTGTAAGGACGTATTTGTTCCCAATGTTGTATTCGATATGCCGAATTATTCGCAGAGGGATAAGGAATTTATCGATATGGCTATACATCACCAG TTGGACTTTCTTATCGCGCCTTTCGTAAACTCGACTAATGCGATTACGGAACTCAGGCATTTAATGGGAGAGAAGGGAAAGAAAATAGCTATTGTCGCCAACATCCAAACTATTGAAGGCTTCCGGAACTTCGACGACATTCTAGCG TCTTGTCATGGCATTATGATAACGAGACAAGAACTTGGATCCGACATAACTCCGAAGAAGATAGTTATTGCGCAAAAAAACATGATAGCAAGAGCAAATAAG GCCAATATCCCTGTGTGGATAAGTGCGCACATTCTAAGCAGTATGAGATATAATGAGGTCCCACTCAGAGCTGAACTGTTAGATATTGCTAACTGTATCCTCGACGGCGCTGATGCTCTGGTACTCTCCGCTGAAACGGCAGTGGGTCACCACCCCATACAAACCGTTTCAACGTTGGCAAGTGCCTGCAAGGAAGCAGAGGCTTGTGTATGGACGAAGCAAATATTCCACGATCTTGTTGATAAG ACACCTTTGCCGTGTGATCAAGCTACCGGCTCTGCATTAGCTGCTGTGCTAGCGGCCCAGAGGACTATTGCAGCTGCGATCATAGTGGTGACCACCTCGGGTAAGACTGCCCACGTGGTGTCGAAATACAAGCCCAGGTGCCCAATAGTCGCGGTAACCAGATACGCTCCGATCGCTCGCCAGATGCATATGTACAGGGGAATTATACCCTTGATCTATGAAG CACCGCCCGATGTGGACTGGCAAACAGATCTCGATAAGCGCGTGCGCTTTTGCACTAAATGGACCATGGAGCGTGCCTTCGTGCGAGTAGGTGATACCCTTGTTGTTGTGTCTGGCTGGAGACAGGGTTCAGGGTTCACTAACACGATGAGGTTAATATACGCGGAAGCTGATTTTGATGCTTGA
- the LOC126967174 gene encoding pyruvate kinase-like isoform X2, with amino-acid sequence MEKLISVGMNVALLNLAFGTKEEHIETIKMLRQAAKKYSIVMGRNYPLAIAAKLPGRKIRTGFIADTYGETVEIKTGETVRLTTDETYRERCSMTNIYIDFMYFADQMHKGDYVLLDNEAIMLKVEVISATTLTCKVERGGLLGSCKDVFVPNVVFDMPNYSQRDKEFIDMAIHHQLDFLIAPFVNSTNAITELRHLMGEKGKKIAIVANIQTIEGFRNFDDILASCHGIMITRQELGSDITPKKIVIAQKNMIARANKANIPVWISAHILSSMRYNEVPLRAELLDIANCILDGADALVLSAETAVGHHPIQTVSTLASACKEAEACVWTKQIFHDLVDKTPLPCDQATGSALAAVLAAQRTIAAAIIVVTTSGKTAHVVSKYKPRCPIVAVTRYAPIARQMHMYRGIIPLIYEAPPDVDWQTDLDKRVRFCTKWTMERAFVRVGDTLVVVSGWRQGSGFTNTMRLIYAEADFDA; translated from the exons ATGGAGAAGCTGATATCAGTTGGGATGAATGTAGCTTTACTAAATTTAGCATTTGGTACAAAAGAAGAGCACATAGAAACTATAAAAATGTTACGTCAAGCGGCCAAGAAATACAGTATTGTCATGGGCAGGAATTATCCTCTAGCAATAGCTGCTAAATTGCCAGGAAGAAAAATTAGGACTGGATTCATAGCTGAT ACTTACGGCGAAACTGTGGAAATAAAAACTGGGGAAACTGTGAGACTTACAACGGACGAAACCTATAGAGAAAGATGCTCAATGACTAACATTTATATCGATTTCATGTATTTTGCTGACCAAATGCACAAGGGTGACTATGTTCTGTTGGACAATGAGGCAATTATGCTAAAGGTTGAAGTTATATCGGCAACAACATTGACTTGTAAAGTTGAGAGGGGTGGGCTTTTGGGATCCTGTAAGGACGTATTTGTTCCCAATGTTGTATTCGATATGCCGAATTATTCGCAGAGGGATAAGGAATTTATCGATATGGCTATACATCACCAG TTGGACTTTCTTATCGCGCCTTTCGTAAACTCGACTAATGCGATTACGGAACTCAGGCATTTAATGGGAGAGAAGGGAAAGAAAATAGCTATTGTCGCCAACATCCAAACTATTGAAGGCTTCCGGAACTTCGACGACATTCTAGCG TCTTGTCATGGCATTATGATAACGAGACAAGAACTTGGATCCGACATAACTCCGAAGAAGATAGTTATTGCGCAAAAAAACATGATAGCAAGAGCAAATAAG GCCAATATCCCTGTGTGGATAAGTGCGCACATTCTAAGCAGTATGAGATATAATGAGGTCCCACTCAGAGCTGAACTGTTAGATATTGCTAACTGTATCCTCGACGGCGCTGATGCTCTGGTACTCTCCGCTGAAACGGCAGTGGGTCACCACCCCATACAAACCGTTTCAACGTTGGCAAGTGCCTGCAAGGAAGCAGAGGCTTGTGTATGGACGAAGCAAATATTCCACGATCTTGTTGATAAG ACACCTTTGCCGTGTGATCAAGCTACCGGCTCTGCATTAGCTGCTGTGCTAGCGGCCCAGAGGACTATTGCAGCTGCGATCATAGTGGTGACCACCTCGGGTAAGACTGCCCACGTGGTGTCGAAATACAAGCCCAGGTGCCCAATAGTCGCGGTAACCAGATACGCTCCGATCGCTCGCCAGATGCATATGTACAGGGGAATTATACCCTTGATCTATGAAG CACCGCCCGATGTGGACTGGCAAACAGATCTCGATAAGCGCGTGCGCTTTTGCACTAAATGGACCATGGAGCGTGCCTTCGTGCGAGTAGGTGATACCCTTGTTGTTGTGTCTGGCTGGAGACAGGGTTCAGGGTTCACTAACACGATGAGGTTAATATACGCGGAAGCTGATTTTGATGCTTGA